The proteins below come from a single Streptomyces spongiicola genomic window:
- a CDS encoding M20/M25/M40 family metallo-hydrolase, producing the protein MTPPTRDALTRDTPAQDTPARDALTRDALTQDALTQDALTRDALALLTDLLRIDTSNPGDGSGPGERRAAEYVAEKLCDAGLEPVYLESERLRGNVVVRLPGRDPDLPALLVHGHLDVVPADASEWTLPPFAGEHRDGAVWGRGAVDMKDMDAMMLALARSWAATGRRPRRDLVFAWMADEEAGSTLGSRYLVEHHRDLFDGCAEAISEVGGFSVDTGAEHRLYLIETAQKGLHWLRLTTEGRPGHGSMLHTDSAVAELAGAVARIAAHRWPLVLTPTTRHFLAEAADAFGVPFDPDRPDPSQVLDCLGPLAGFIGASFHHTANPTRLTAGYKTNVVPGSATAEIDGRFLPGLEDQFLRSLTELAGPKVRWETIERDAAVSSPFEAPLVSAMAEALLGHDPRARTVPYCLSAGTDNMSFASAGITGYGFVPRQLPPDLDFAALFHGVDERVPESSVAFGLRVLDDLLTRY; encoded by the coding sequence GTGACCCCTCCCACCCGGGACGCCCTCACCCGGGACACCCCAGCCCAGGACACCCCAGCCCGGGACGCCCTCACCCGGGACGCCCTCACCCAGGACGCCCTCACCCAGGACGCCCTCACCCGGGACGCCCTCGCGCTCCTCACCGACCTGCTGCGGATCGACACCTCCAACCCCGGCGACGGGAGCGGCCCGGGAGAACGCCGCGCGGCCGAGTACGTCGCCGAGAAGCTGTGCGACGCCGGCCTCGAACCGGTGTACCTGGAATCCGAGCGGCTGCGGGGGAACGTGGTCGTACGCCTTCCCGGCCGGGACCCGGACCTGCCCGCCCTCCTGGTCCACGGCCACCTCGACGTCGTCCCCGCCGACGCCTCGGAGTGGACCCTGCCGCCCTTCGCCGGGGAACACCGCGACGGGGCGGTCTGGGGACGCGGCGCCGTCGACATGAAGGACATGGACGCCATGATGCTGGCCCTCGCCCGCTCCTGGGCCGCCACGGGCCGGCGCCCCCGCCGGGACCTGGTGTTCGCGTGGATGGCCGACGAGGAGGCGGGCAGCACCCTGGGCTCGCGCTACCTGGTCGAACACCACCGCGACCTCTTCGACGGCTGCGCCGAAGCCATCAGCGAGGTCGGCGGGTTCTCCGTCGACACGGGCGCCGAACACCGCCTGTACCTCATCGAGACCGCGCAGAAGGGCCTGCACTGGCTGCGGCTCACCACCGAGGGCAGACCGGGCCACGGCTCGATGCTGCACACCGACAGCGCCGTGGCCGAACTCGCGGGGGCGGTCGCCAGGATCGCGGCACACCGCTGGCCGCTGGTCCTCACCCCCACCACGCGGCACTTCCTGGCCGAGGCCGCCGACGCCTTCGGGGTGCCCTTCGACCCGGACCGCCCGGACCCCTCCCAGGTGCTCGACTGCCTCGGCCCGCTCGCCGGCTTCATCGGCGCGTCCTTCCACCACACCGCCAACCCCACACGGCTGACCGCCGGATACAAGACCAACGTGGTACCGGGAAGCGCCACGGCCGAGATCGACGGCCGGTTCCTGCCCGGGCTGGAGGACCAGTTCCTCCGATCACTCACCGAGCTCGCCGGCCCGAAGGTGCGCTGGGAGACCATCGAGCGCGACGCCGCCGTCTCCTCACCGTTCGAGGCACCGCTCGTCTCCGCCATGGCAGAGGCCCTGCTCGGCCACGACCCCCGTGCGAGAACCGTCCCCTACTGCCTCTCGGCCGGCACCGACAACATGTCGTTCGCCTCGGCGGGCATCACCGGCTACGGATTCGTCCCCCGGCAACTCCCCCCGGACCTCGACTTCGCCGCACTCTTCCACGGCGTCGACGAACGGGTGCCCGAATCCTCGGTCGCCTTCGGCCTGCGCGTCCTCGACGACCTGCTCACCCGGTACTGA
- a CDS encoding Lrp/AsnC family transcriptional regulator: MDSDSLDDLDRRIVAALQINPRIPYGALAGALGEVERTVSRRVQRLIDAEALRLTAFVDELRTGLGQAVNIRVRVQPGSVDQVAEALSLRGDTRWVAAVTGDADISCELVADGRAALHRVVAEELPCIAGIRSTRSYPVLRHVKPTTAWHADHLTPEEAARVASTTTAPGQRRPPIDLQPTDQALIGLLVENARYGWVELAEHLGVVPATARRWTERLLAGGAVALRAEIEPELLGYAVEAELWMESAPSAIEPVTAALADHPAVRYCGVLVSGQAVNIHVVLPGMEDLFDFQVNVLGRLPGLVRSEATLVTRAHKRGFVVKT; the protein is encoded by the coding sequence ATGGATTCAGACAGCCTCGATGACCTTGATCGGCGGATCGTCGCCGCGCTCCAGATCAACCCCCGCATCCCCTACGGGGCCCTCGCCGGCGCCCTGGGCGAGGTGGAACGCACGGTCTCGCGCCGCGTCCAGCGGCTCATCGACGCGGAGGCACTCCGTCTCACCGCCTTCGTCGACGAACTCCGGACCGGGCTCGGCCAGGCGGTCAACATCCGGGTCCGGGTCCAGCCCGGCAGCGTCGACCAGGTCGCGGAAGCGCTGTCGCTGCGCGGTGACACCCGCTGGGTGGCCGCCGTCACCGGAGACGCGGACATCTCCTGCGAGCTGGTCGCCGACGGGCGCGCGGCGCTGCACCGGGTCGTCGCCGAGGAACTTCCGTGCATCGCCGGAATCCGCAGCACCCGCAGCTACCCGGTGCTGCGCCACGTCAAGCCCACCACCGCATGGCACGCGGACCACCTCACCCCCGAGGAGGCCGCCCGGGTGGCGTCCACCACCACCGCCCCCGGGCAGCGGCGCCCGCCGATCGACCTCCAGCCGACCGATCAGGCCCTGATCGGACTGCTCGTCGAGAACGCGCGCTACGGCTGGGTCGAACTGGCCGAGCACCTCGGGGTGGTCCCGGCGACCGCGCGCCGCTGGACGGAGCGGCTGCTGGCCGGTGGAGCGGTGGCCCTGCGCGCGGAGATCGAACCCGAACTCCTCGGATACGCGGTCGAGGCCGAACTGTGGATGGAATCAGCACCCTCCGCGATAGAGCCCGTCACCGCGGCCCTGGCGGACCATCCAGCCGTCCGCTACTGCGGCGTGCTGGTGAGCGGCCAGGCGGTGAACATCCATGTCGTGCTCCCCGGGATGGAGGACCTCTTCGACTTCCAGGTGAACGTACTGGGACGGCTCCCCGGCCTGGTGCGCAGCGAGGCCACCCTCGTCACCCGGGCCCACAAGCGCGGATTCGTGGTGAAGACGTGA
- a CDS encoding S9 family peptidase, with the protein MMSSAPNRFLGPELLHGQVAVGRLAVHAAAGRGGGGLVVFTRRAVVGGRDRTGLWAVPHTGGGERPLTDGAWNDTLPRFSPDGTRLAFLRDGQPFVMDPAGGEAGRLAAFPHGARDLDWGPGGDWLAVVAEDEHAPEEHWGDGTGGTGGTDGDGGTGGTGGTGGTGGTGGTGGTDGDGGTGGTGGDGGQPTCRVLDRAGWRLDGEGLVLRRRHVHRVSLDGTVRRLTSGPVSHERPRVGPDGTVYVLAATGPDSDLAPRPQVHALTAHGIRQVTALPGGVVRHHVRADGTLTVIGRDAAEPRDADPPQAFHVDPVSGASERLLPQCANRWVGALGGESDLHDWWTEPDDCAEVTAVAHDGAVRPYDLLAGRPLTPPGATVASLARHGGLTVAVLVPPGAVTGPEVYALRSDCPPRRLTTTGSRWLRGLALPTVERTEAPGPAGPITVYLLHPPGAAPSTPLPTVVSLHGGPTGQWGPLPNIEALLLASAGYRVALPNPRGSTDRGSAWVDGLHGGWGRADADDVHAVVDHLEATGRSDAGRLGVCGLSYGGFLTQWLVATSDRFAAAVAENGVSNQLSAWANCDIGPAYAAESGMGDPLTDKGAARLWEASPLRLARAIRTPLLMLQAEDDLRCPASDNEQLFLALRSLRRTVRYVLYPESGHLYQGGGRFDRRLDRHRRVLDWFRTHLPLDSK; encoded by the coding sequence ATGATGTCCAGCGCGCCGAACCGTTTCCTCGGCCCCGAGCTCCTGCACGGCCAGGTGGCCGTCGGCCGGCTCGCGGTGCATGCCGCGGCGGGTCGCGGGGGCGGCGGACTGGTGGTGTTCACCCGCCGGGCGGTCGTCGGCGGGCGGGACCGCACGGGGCTGTGGGCGGTGCCCCACACCGGCGGCGGGGAGCGGCCGCTCACCGACGGCGCCTGGAACGACACCCTTCCCCGGTTCTCGCCAGACGGCACCCGGCTGGCGTTCCTCCGCGACGGGCAGCCCTTCGTGATGGATCCGGCCGGAGGCGAGGCCGGCCGGCTGGCGGCCTTCCCGCACGGCGCCCGCGACCTCGACTGGGGGCCGGGCGGCGACTGGCTGGCCGTTGTCGCCGAGGACGAGCACGCACCGGAGGAGCACTGGGGTGACGGGACCGGCGGGACCGGCGGGACTGACGGAGACGGTGGGACCGGTGGGACCGGTGGGACCGGTGGGACCGGTGGGACCGGCGGGACCGGCGGGACTGACGGAGACGGTGGGACCGGTGGGACCGGCGGAGACGGCGGGCAGCCCACCTGCCGGGTGCTGGACCGGGCCGGCTGGCGGCTGGACGGCGAGGGGCTGGTGCTGCGCCGGCGGCATGTGCACCGGGTGTCCCTGGACGGCACCGTGCGGCGGCTCACCTCGGGCCCGGTCTCCCACGAGCGGCCGCGCGTCGGCCCCGACGGGACGGTGTACGTGCTCGCGGCCACCGGGCCGGACTCGGATCTCGCCCCCCGTCCTCAGGTCCACGCGCTGACCGCGCACGGCATCCGTCAGGTCACCGCGCTCCCGGGCGGCGTCGTCCGCCACCACGTCCGGGCGGACGGCACGCTGACCGTCATCGGCAGGGACGCGGCCGAACCGAGGGACGCCGACCCCCCGCAGGCGTTCCACGTCGACCCCGTCTCCGGCGCGTCCGAGCGGCTGCTGCCGCAGTGCGCGAACCGGTGGGTCGGCGCCCTGGGAGGCGAGAGCGATCTCCACGACTGGTGGACCGAACCGGACGACTGCGCCGAGGTGACCGCCGTCGCGCACGACGGCGCGGTGCGGCCCTACGATCTGCTCGCCGGCCGCCCCCTCACACCCCCCGGTGCCACGGTGGCGTCCCTGGCCCGCCACGGTGGGCTCACCGTCGCCGTCCTCGTGCCGCCCGGAGCCGTCACCGGCCCCGAGGTCTACGCCCTGAGGAGCGACTGCCCTCCTCGCCGCCTCACCACCACCGGCTCCCGGTGGCTCCGGGGACTGGCGCTTCCCACGGTGGAGCGGACCGAGGCACCGGGCCCCGCCGGGCCGATCACCGTGTACCTGCTGCACCCGCCCGGAGCCGCTCCGTCCACCCCGCTGCCGACCGTGGTCTCGCTGCACGGCGGGCCGACCGGGCAGTGGGGCCCGCTCCCGAACATCGAGGCCCTGCTGCTGGCCTCCGCCGGCTACCGCGTGGCGCTGCCCAACCCGCGCGGTTCCACCGACCGGGGCAGCGCCTGGGTCGACGGGCTGCACGGGGGCTGGGGGCGGGCCGACGCCGACGACGTGCACGCGGTGGTCGACCACCTGGAAGCCACCGGGCGGTCCGACGCCGGACGACTCGGTGTCTGCGGTCTCTCCTACGGGGGATTCCTCACCCAGTGGCTGGTCGCCACCAGCGACCGGTTCGCCGCCGCCGTGGCCGAGAACGGGGTGAGCAACCAGCTCTCCGCCTGGGCGAACTGCGACATCGGCCCCGCGTACGCAGCGGAGTCCGGCATGGGAGACCCCCTCACCGACAAGGGCGCGGCCCGGCTCTGGGAGGCGTCCCCCCTGCGCCTGGCCCGAGCGATCCGCACCCCGCTGCTCATGCTCCAGGCCGAGGACGACCTGCGCTGCCCGGCATCGGACAACGAGCAGCTGTTCCTGGCCCTGCGGAGCCTGCGGCGCACCGTCCGCTATGTGCTGTATCCGGAGTCCGGTCATCTCTACCAGGGCGGCGGCCGGTTCGACCGCCGCCTCGACCGGCACCGCCGGGTCCTCGACTGGTTCCGCACCCATCTTCCCCTGGACAGCAAGTGA
- a CDS encoding ABC transporter substrate-binding protein — translation MNRWNKNRARRVVPLVLGLVLTTTAAAPAAATSPSPPTAEAAAPTPAPTPAPAAGDYRIGHSQPIDSVNPFGQQNAISNSVSQLGYDLLLNYRTEDGRPDLDRSLASAYETSPDGRTWTFTLRPGITWSDGKPFTSADVKWTYEAALTNETNVLGGYVTNIETVSAPDAHTVVMRLEKADARLESVFIPILPRHVFASRPVESLDKAPIPVPAVTTAPFRLVSYKKGGTTVLEANPRFRGERPPMKRVLFVHYQAGEAALRDIKLGSLDMVADGEASWVSKLGTEPDITVWSAPAPGFSEIAFNSCPPGGAGACTGPADNVRTKVVQDPAIRRALAWGIDRDNLSRTLHAGQNKPADGLVSPYYTAYYHSFAEDPEIGYAYDPAKARAILKDGGWTCGTKGPCAKDGVRAEFEMMVRSTSTQDQNAVRRIRAWAAEIGITIHMSVVTEDALNNTIYNPGARTDTYAPSFDAFYWAWSGDVATPDLNLEVLRTGNSWSDTYYSNPAYDRASLTALHTVDLPRRTAAMREAQRIALTDLPYIPTVYAAAVVLTRDDTWHGYQPSPATGAGSPFGTNWGQLTGLRPGPEPGTTAATASRGGLLSTPAWLAVALLTAGAGYGIGRRSGARPAAVRDWTDE, via the coding sequence ATGAACCGGTGGAACAAGAACCGCGCACGACGGGTCGTACCGCTCGTCCTGGGGCTCGTCCTCACCACGACGGCCGCCGCGCCCGCAGCCGCTACCAGCCCCTCCCCGCCGACGGCCGAGGCCGCGGCTCCGACCCCCGCCCCGACCCCCGCCCCGGCCGCCGGCGACTACCGGATCGGGCACTCCCAGCCGATCGACAGCGTCAACCCCTTCGGGCAGCAGAACGCGATCTCGAACTCGGTGAGCCAGCTCGGCTACGACCTGCTCCTCAACTACCGCACCGAGGACGGCCGGCCGGACCTGGACAGGTCGCTGGCCAGCGCGTACGAGACCTCACCCGACGGCCGCACCTGGACGTTCACGCTCCGCCCCGGCATCACCTGGTCGGACGGGAAGCCGTTCACGAGCGCGGACGTGAAGTGGACGTACGAGGCCGCGCTCACCAACGAGACCAACGTCCTCGGCGGCTACGTCACCAACATCGAGACGGTCAGCGCGCCGGACGCCCACACCGTCGTCATGCGCCTCGAGAAGGCGGACGCACGGCTCGAATCCGTCTTCATACCGATCCTGCCCCGGCACGTCTTCGCCTCCCGGCCGGTGGAATCGCTCGACAAGGCGCCCATACCGGTGCCCGCGGTGACCACCGCGCCCTTCCGCCTCGTCTCCTACAAGAAGGGCGGCACCACCGTCCTGGAGGCGAACCCGCGCTTCCGCGGAGAACGGCCGCCGATGAAGCGCGTCCTGTTCGTCCACTACCAGGCCGGTGAAGCGGCCCTCCGCGACATCAAACTGGGCAGCCTGGACATGGTCGCCGACGGAGAGGCCTCCTGGGTGTCCAAACTCGGGACCGAGCCCGACATCACCGTCTGGAGCGCTCCCGCCCCCGGCTTCTCCGAGATCGCCTTCAACTCCTGCCCTCCCGGCGGCGCGGGGGCCTGCACCGGGCCCGCCGACAACGTCAGGACCAAGGTCGTCCAGGACCCCGCCATCCGCCGCGCCCTGGCCTGGGGCATCGACCGCGACAACCTCTCGCGCACCCTCCACGCCGGGCAGAACAAGCCGGCAGACGGTCTCGTCTCCCCCTACTACACGGCGTACTACCACAGCTTCGCCGAGGACCCCGAGATCGGCTACGCCTACGACCCCGCCAAGGCCCGCGCCATCCTGAAGGACGGCGGCTGGACGTGCGGCACCAAGGGACCCTGCGCCAAGGACGGAGTCAGGGCCGAGTTCGAGATGATGGTCCGCTCGACCTCCACCCAGGACCAGAACGCCGTCCGCCGCATCAGGGCCTGGGCCGCCGAGATCGGCATCACCATCCACATGAGCGTCGTCACCGAGGACGCGCTCAACAACACCATCTACAACCCGGGCGCCCGCACCGACACCTACGCCCCCAGCTTCGACGCCTTCTACTGGGCCTGGAGCGGCGACGTCGCCACCCCCGACCTCAACCTGGAGGTGCTGCGCACCGGCAACTCCTGGTCCGACACCTACTACTCCAACCCCGCCTACGACCGCGCCTCGCTCACCGCCCTGCACACCGTGGACCTCCCCCGCCGCACCGCGGCCATGCGGGAGGCCCAGCGGATCGCCCTCACCGACCTGCCGTACATCCCCACCGTGTACGCCGCCGCCGTCGTCCTCACCCGCGACGACACCTGGCACGGCTACCAGCCCTCACCCGCTACCGGCGCCGGATCCCCCTTCGGCACCAACTGGGGCCAGCTCACCGGGCTCCGCCCGGGACCGGAGCCCGGAACCACCGCGGCCACCGCCTCCCGGGGCGGCCTCCTCAGCACACCCGCGTGGCTGGCGGTCGCCCTCCTCACCGCCGGCGCGGGCTACGGCATCGGACGCCGGAGCGGCGCCCGCCCCGCCGCGGTCCGCGACTGGACCGACGAGTAG
- a CDS encoding ABC transporter permease, translating to MRTLRRTAARLGTALGTLAFVLVLNFAIFRAMGDPRHDLARNPNLTEAAQTALIRERGLDQSQWVQFVRYLQDTLGGDLGTSFITNRPVSAELLQALPNTLIVVGVSTVLASLLGPWIGLLAAWKRGRTRDTLLTQGSVVLYSMPSFWLGMVLIAVFAQWWQLLPTGLATTPGSSATGWAHAADVARHAVLPVATLTIGLLAQYAVNMRSAVVDTMREDYVLTARAIGLTPRAVRDRHIVRNAMLPVVTVIGLNLGFVLGGAITVEALFSWPGIGQLTMEAIHGKDYPMLQGLFLLSSALVILMNLATDLLYGRLDPRIRN from the coding sequence ATGCGCACACTCCGCCGTACCGCCGCCCGTCTCGGCACCGCCCTCGGGACGCTCGCCTTCGTCCTGGTTCTCAACTTCGCCATCTTCCGCGCCATGGGCGACCCCCGGCACGACCTGGCCCGCAACCCCAACCTCACGGAAGCCGCGCAGACGGCGCTCATCAGGGAACGGGGACTGGACCAGAGCCAGTGGGTGCAGTTCGTCCGGTACCTCCAGGACACCCTCGGCGGTGACCTCGGCACGTCCTTCATCACCAACCGCCCGGTCAGCGCCGAACTCCTCCAGGCCCTCCCCAACACCCTGATCGTGGTCGGCGTCTCCACCGTCCTGGCGTCCCTGCTGGGCCCGTGGATCGGCCTGCTCGCCGCATGGAAGCGCGGACGCACCCGGGACACCCTGCTCACGCAGGGCTCGGTGGTCCTCTACTCGATGCCGAGCTTCTGGCTCGGCATGGTCCTGATCGCCGTCTTCGCCCAGTGGTGGCAACTCCTGCCCACCGGCCTCGCCACCACCCCCGGCTCCTCGGCCACCGGCTGGGCCCACGCCGCGGACGTCGCCCGGCACGCCGTCCTGCCGGTCGCCACGCTCACCATCGGCCTGCTCGCCCAGTACGCGGTCAACATGCGCAGTGCCGTGGTCGACACCATGCGGGAGGACTACGTACTGACCGCCCGGGCCATCGGTCTCACCCCCCGCGCGGTCCGCGACCGGCACATCGTCCGCAACGCCATGCTTCCCGTGGTCACCGTCATCGGCCTCAACCTGGGCTTCGTCCTCGGCGGCGCCATCACCGTGGAAGCGCTGTTCTCCTGGCCGGGGATCGGGCAGCTGACCATGGAGGCCATCCACGGCAAGGACTACCCGATGCTCCAGGGACTGTTCCTCCTCTCGTCCGCCCTGGTCATCCTCATGAACCTGGCCACCGATCTGCTGTACGGCAGGCTCGACCCCAGGATCCGGAACTGA
- a CDS encoding ABC transporter permease, producing MNPTAPVADEGAPAVARSILAHTRGGRRARAAAAVRGLLRDRRGAVGAGLLAFFAAVAVLAPWLAPQDPRAAGSFSTDILARPSGSHWLGTDENGRDLLSQLILGAQDTMLVGFTAALVSSVIGTAVGVASGYFGGWTDRLLNVLNDWFLVLPMIPVTVLAASLLGNRAAGLPLGRTSVLILVIGLFGWAGTSRIVRAEVMSLRGRAFVERSTVLGAGRRRVIRTQILPNVMPLVLANAVIYVALAVLTESTLSYLGLGDPDRFSWGGMLQSAQDAGAMGSGAWGYFLAPGLCITLVVLGFSLLGHAVESRVDPRTREQR from the coding sequence GTGAACCCGACCGCACCCGTCGCCGACGAGGGCGCCCCGGCGGTGGCGCGCAGCATCCTCGCGCACACCCGAGGCGGACGCCGCGCGCGGGCCGCCGCAGCCGTCCGGGGCCTGCTGCGGGACCGCCGCGGCGCCGTGGGCGCCGGCCTGCTGGCCTTCTTCGCCGCGGTCGCGGTCCTCGCGCCCTGGCTCGCCCCGCAGGACCCCAGGGCCGCGGGCTCCTTCTCCACCGACATCCTCGCCCGGCCGAGCGGCTCGCACTGGCTCGGAACCGACGAGAACGGCCGCGACCTGCTCTCCCAGCTCATCCTCGGTGCCCAGGACACCATGCTCGTCGGCTTCACCGCCGCCCTGGTCTCCTCGGTGATCGGCACCGCGGTGGGCGTCGCCTCCGGCTACTTCGGCGGCTGGACCGACCGCCTGCTGAACGTCCTCAACGACTGGTTCCTGGTGCTGCCGATGATCCCCGTGACGGTGCTGGCCGCGAGCCTCCTGGGAAACCGGGCCGCCGGCCTCCCGCTGGGCCGAACCAGCGTACTGATCCTGGTCATCGGGCTCTTCGGCTGGGCGGGGACCTCGCGCATCGTCCGCGCGGAGGTCATGTCGCTCCGGGGCCGGGCCTTCGTGGAGCGCTCCACGGTCCTCGGCGCCGGCCGCCGGCGGGTGATCCGCACCCAGATCCTGCCGAACGTCATGCCCCTGGTCCTGGCCAACGCCGTCATCTACGTGGCGCTGGCGGTGCTCACCGAGTCGACCCTGTCCTACCTCGGCCTCGGCGACCCGGACCGCTTCTCCTGGGGCGGGATGCTCCAGTCGGCCCAGGACGCCGGGGCCATGGGCAGCGGAGCCTGGGGGTACTTCCTCGCCCCGGGCCTGTGCATCACCCTGGTCGTGCTGGGGTTCTCCCTGCTCGGCCACGCCGTCGAAAGCCGCGTCGACCCACGCACCAGGGAGCAGCGATGA
- a CDS encoding ABC transporter ATP-binding protein — protein sequence MTVPDPVDRPLLSVRGLTVARRGLPAARLVDGVSFDLRRGEALGLAGESGCGKTTTALALLGLLPDGLVRAGGEMHLDTEHGPRPLHTLSGRGMRAVRWRRISMAFQGAMNALDPVMRVGDQIREAIRLHRPELDRTAADTRVGTLFEQVRLDPRRARAYPHEFSGGQRQRLMIALALACDPDLIIGDEPTTALDVITQRQILDLLDELRRELGLSVLLITHDLSVLAETCDRIAVMYAGRIVETGSVDEVYRDPRHPYTRRLLASFPAVGGPRELPPPIPGSPPDPAAPEPGCAFAPRCDRADDVCRTSPPAARTAPDGTRTARCHLLPWPATSTPEPAR from the coding sequence ATGACCGTGCCCGACCCCGTAGACCGCCCCCTGCTGTCGGTCCGCGGACTCACCGTCGCCCGCCGCGGCCTCCCGGCCGCCAGGCTCGTCGACGGGGTGAGCTTCGACCTCCGCCGCGGCGAGGCCCTCGGCCTGGCCGGCGAGTCGGGCTGCGGAAAGACCACGACGGCGCTGGCCCTGCTCGGACTCCTGCCCGACGGACTGGTACGCGCGGGCGGCGAGATGCACCTCGACACCGAGCACGGGCCACGCCCCCTGCACACCCTGTCCGGCCGCGGCATGCGCGCGGTGCGGTGGCGCCGCATCTCCATGGCGTTCCAGGGCGCCATGAACGCCCTGGACCCGGTCATGCGGGTCGGCGACCAGATACGCGAGGCGATCCGCCTGCACCGGCCCGAACTGGACCGCACGGCGGCCGACACCCGGGTCGGCACGCTCTTCGAACAGGTACGCCTGGACCCGCGGCGGGCCCGCGCCTACCCGCACGAGTTCTCCGGCGGCCAGCGCCAGCGCCTCATGATCGCCCTCGCGCTCGCCTGCGACCCCGACCTGATCATCGGCGACGAACCCACCACCGCCCTGGACGTCATCACCCAGCGGCAGATACTCGACCTGCTGGACGAACTCCGCCGCGAACTGGGCCTCTCCGTGCTGCTGATCACCCACGACCTGTCCGTCCTCGCCGAGACCTGCGACCGCATCGCGGTGATGTACGCCGGGCGCATCGTCGAGACGGGCTCCGTGGACGAGGTGTACCGCGATCCCCGGCACCCCTACACCCGGCGTCTGCTGGCCTCCTTCCCCGCGGTGGGCGGACCCCGCGAACTACCGCCCCCGATCCCCGGCTCCCCGCCCGACCCGGCCGCCCCCGAACCCGGCTGCGCCTTCGCCCCCCGGTGCGACCGCGCCGACGACGTCTGCCGCACCTCGCCACCGGCGGCACGCACCGCACCCGACGGCACCCGAACCGCCCGCTGCCACCTGCTGCCCTGGCCCGCCACCTCGACACCGGAGCCCGCACGATGA
- a CDS encoding ABC transporter ATP-binding protein, translating into MTDHPLFETRGLGVTYPGRGRRDAPVHALREVDLTWAEGEVLGLVGASGSGKSTLGRTLTGLREPSHGTLLFGGEELTGRRDRTFRRQVQMVFQDPYQSLNPRRTVGSQVMEGLDIHGIGASEEERVTLAVTAMERCGLAPADRYWHRYPHELSGGQRQRVVIAAAVVLGPRALICDEPVSALDVSIRSQVLGLLAELRRTEGISLLFITHDVGLAWALCERVAVLHQGSVAEYGDTEQVLGSPRHPYTRELLAAAPAPPVRR; encoded by the coding sequence ATGACCGACCACCCGCTCTTCGAGACCCGGGGCCTCGGCGTGACCTACCCCGGCCGAGGCCGCCGTGACGCCCCCGTCCACGCGCTGCGCGAGGTGGACCTCACCTGGGCCGAGGGAGAGGTACTCGGCCTCGTCGGAGCATCCGGCAGCGGCAAGTCGACCCTCGGGCGCACGCTGACGGGACTGCGGGAGCCCAGCCACGGCACCCTGCTGTTCGGCGGCGAGGAACTGACCGGCCGACGGGACCGGACCTTCCGGCGGCAGGTCCAGATGGTCTTCCAGGACCCCTACCAGTCGCTCAACCCGCGCCGCACCGTCGGCTCCCAGGTCATGGAGGGCCTGGACATCCACGGCATCGGCGCCTCGGAGGAGGAACGCGTCACCCTCGCCGTCACCGCCATGGAGCGCTGCGGACTGGCGCCGGCGGACCGCTACTGGCACCGCTACCCCCACGAACTCTCCGGCGGCCAGCGCCAGCGCGTCGTCATCGCCGCCGCCGTGGTCCTCGGACCGCGCGCGCTCATCTGCGACGAGCCGGTCTCCGCGCTCGACGTCTCCATCCGCTCCCAGGTGCTCGGCCTGCTCGCCGAACTCCGCCGAACCGAGGGGATCAGCCTGCTGTTCATCACCCACGACGTCGGTCTCGCCTGGGCGCTGTGCGAGCGGGTCGCCGTCCTCCACCAGGGCTCCGTCGCCGAGTACGGGGACACGGAGCAGGTGCTCGGCTCCCCCCGGCACCCCTACACCCGGGAACTCCTCGCGGCGGCACCCGCGCCCCCGGTACGGAGGTGA